One window of Burkholderia thailandensis E264 genomic DNA carries:
- a CDS encoding O-acetyl-ADP-ribose deacetylase: protein MPNIGSTSVEARVVDITTLALDAIVNAANASLLGGGGVDGAIHRAAGPELVKECATLGGCATGDAKLTRGYRLPAKYVIHTVGPVWHGGKRGEAELLASCYRRSLEVAAGAGCTSIAFPAISCGAYRFPPGDATAIAVRTVTGALAGELADARFERVVFACFSDEMLDLYRAALARV, encoded by the coding sequence ATGCCGAACATCGGTTCGACGTCGGTCGAAGCGCGCGTCGTCGACATCACGACGCTCGCGCTCGATGCGATCGTCAATGCGGCCAATGCGTCGCTGCTGGGCGGCGGCGGCGTCGACGGCGCGATCCACCGCGCGGCGGGGCCCGAGCTCGTGAAGGAATGCGCGACGCTCGGCGGCTGCGCGACGGGCGACGCGAAGCTCACGCGAGGCTATCGCTTGCCTGCGAAATACGTGATCCACACGGTCGGCCCGGTCTGGCACGGCGGCAAGCGCGGCGAGGCCGAGCTGCTCGCGTCGTGCTACCGGCGCTCGCTCGAAGTCGCGGCCGGCGCCGGCTGCACGTCGATCGCGTTTCCGGCGATCAGTTGCGGCGCGTATCGCTTTCCGCCAGGCGACGCGACCGCGATCGCGGTGCGTACCGTGACCGGCGCGCTCGCGGGCGAACTGGCCGATGCACGATTCGAGCGCGTCGTATTCGCGTGCTTTTCCGACGAGATGCTCGATCTTTATCGCGCGGCGCTCGCGCGTGTTTGA
- the trmL gene encoding tRNA (uridine(34)/cytosine(34)/5-carboxymethylaminomethyluridine(34)-2'-O)-methyltransferase TrmL — protein MFNVVLVEPEIPPNTGNVIRLCANTGARLHLIEPLGFPLDDAKMRRAGLDYHEYAQMHVHRDWDAFVAAEAPDPARTFAFTTRGSGRFHDRAFEPGDWFVFGSETRGLTPALVERFAPEQRVRLPMRPGNRSLNLSNTVAVVVFEAWRQAGFEGGA, from the coding sequence ATGTTCAACGTCGTTCTCGTCGAGCCCGAAATTCCGCCGAACACCGGCAACGTGATCAGGCTGTGCGCCAACACGGGCGCGCGACTGCATTTGATCGAGCCGCTCGGCTTTCCGCTCGACGACGCGAAGATGCGGCGCGCGGGGCTCGACTATCACGAATACGCGCAAATGCACGTGCATCGCGACTGGGACGCGTTCGTCGCCGCCGAAGCGCCCGATCCCGCGCGGACGTTCGCGTTCACCACGCGCGGCTCGGGCCGCTTCCACGATCGCGCGTTCGAGCCGGGCGACTGGTTCGTGTTCGGTTCGGAGACGCGCGGGCTCACGCCAGCGCTCGTCGAGCGCTTCGCGCCCGAGCAGCGCGTGCGGCTGCCGATGCGGCCCGGCAATCGCAGCCTCAATCTGTCGAACACGGTCGCGGTCGTCGTGTTCGAGGCGTGGCGGCAGGCGGGGTTCGAAGGCGGGGCTTGA
- a CDS encoding ComF family protein, whose amino-acid sequence MTNPAILRRNIRAAAARVGIVLARFSAAALPNRCALCGNLSHRTICDCCDDAYWNEARLRCPRCALPLPGARGAMRYRCGACARMPPRFDATLALADYRAPLDSLALDLKFRARLALGREFGERLARLATDALDGAPPLDVIAPVPLARRRLAERGYNQAWAIARPLARALKVRADATLIARVADTAPQSRLALDARRANVAAAFDVARPVAGWHIGVVDDVMTSGATLDALARKLKDAGARRVTNFVALRTAKD is encoded by the coding sequence ATGACGAATCCGGCCATATTGCGCCGCAACATACGCGCGGCGGCGGCGCGCGTGGGCATTGTCCTGGCACGCTTTTCCGCTGCCGCGTTGCCGAACCGCTGCGCACTGTGCGGCAATTTGTCACATAGGACGATTTGCGACTGTTGCGACGACGCCTATTGGAATGAGGCGCGGCTGCGCTGTCCGCGCTGCGCGCTGCCGCTGCCCGGCGCGCGCGGGGCGATGCGCTACCGCTGCGGCGCATGCGCGAGGATGCCGCCGCGGTTCGACGCGACGCTCGCGCTCGCCGACTATCGCGCGCCGCTCGACAGCCTCGCGCTCGACCTGAAGTTTCGCGCACGGCTCGCGCTTGGCCGCGAATTCGGCGAGCGCCTCGCGCGGCTCGCGACGGACGCGCTCGACGGCGCGCCGCCGCTCGACGTGATCGCGCCCGTGCCGCTCGCGCGGCGCCGGCTCGCCGAACGCGGCTACAACCAGGCGTGGGCGATCGCGCGGCCGCTCGCACGCGCGCTGAAGGTGCGCGCCGACGCGACGCTCATCGCGCGCGTGGCCGACACCGCGCCGCAGTCGCGGCTTGCGCTCGACGCGCGGCGCGCGAACGTCGCGGCGGCGTTCGACGTCGCGCGCCCGGTCGCGGGGTGGCATATCGGCGTCGTCGACGATGTGATGACGTCGGGCGCGACGCTCGATGCGCTCGCGCGCAAACTGAAGGATGCGGGCGCGCGGCGCGTGACGAATTTTGTCGCGCTGCGCACCGCGAAGGATTGA
- a CDS encoding methyltransferase domain-containing protein, whose translation MSPASAKTGRPAYDPRRLRRIFDRRAAAFDAVSFLPREIAQRMRERLDYIKVNPSGVLDAGCGTGDDLPLLRARFPEAPVFGVDASGGMLARAAARDTVETSWRRFLPATLTKALGHRGPRVAQADFSALPFASDAFDLLWSNFALHWHARPDLVFPEWHRVLRVDGLLMFSTLGPDTLRELRAACADAAAATGDTRAVARVIDFVDMHDLGDMLVESGFEIPVMDQETLTVTYKSAGSLLADVRRLGAYPFEREASGHASRRLHAALHDALEARRRDDGTIPLTYEVIYGHAWKAAPRMTAEGFSIVRVQDIGKGRPKRS comes from the coding sequence ATGTCCCCAGCTTCCGCAAAAACCGGCCGTCCGGCCTACGATCCGCGGCGCTTGCGGCGGATCTTCGACCGCCGCGCCGCCGCGTTCGACGCCGTGTCGTTCCTGCCGCGCGAGATCGCGCAGCGGATGCGCGAGCGTCTCGACTACATCAAGGTGAATCCGTCGGGCGTGCTCGATGCGGGCTGCGGCACGGGCGACGACCTGCCGCTGTTGCGCGCGCGCTTTCCCGAGGCGCCCGTGTTCGGCGTCGACGCGTCGGGCGGGATGCTCGCGCGCGCGGCTGCGCGCGACACGGTCGAGACGAGCTGGCGCCGGTTCCTGCCCGCGACGCTCACGAAGGCGCTCGGCCACCGCGGGCCGCGCGTCGCGCAAGCCGACTTCTCCGCTTTGCCGTTCGCGAGCGATGCGTTCGATCTGCTCTGGTCCAACTTCGCTCTGCATTGGCACGCGCGTCCCGATCTCGTGTTTCCCGAATGGCACCGCGTGCTGCGTGTCGACGGGCTGCTGATGTTCAGCACGCTCGGCCCCGACACGCTGCGCGAGTTGCGCGCCGCGTGCGCGGACGCGGCCGCCGCGACGGGCGACACACGCGCCGTCGCGCGCGTGATTGACTTCGTCGACATGCACGACCTCGGCGACATGCTTGTCGAGAGCGGCTTCGAGATTCCGGTGATGGACCAGGAGACGCTGACCGTCACGTACAAGTCCGCCGGTTCGCTGCTCGCCGACGTGCGCCGTCTCGGCGCGTATCCGTTCGAGCGCGAAGCGTCGGGCCATGCGTCGCGCCGCCTGCACGCGGCGCTGCACGATGCGCTCGAGGCGCGCCGGCGCGACGACGGAACGATTCCGCTCACGTACGAAGTGATCTATGGGCATGCATGGAAGGCGGCGCCGCGCATGACGGCGGAGGGCTTCAGCATCGTGCGCGTGCAGGACATCGGCAAAGGGCGGCCGAAGCGTTCGTGA
- a CDS encoding DUF2244 domain-containing protein codes for MEAANGLHDAEPVLADWLMKRNCSVSPRQFVAFYVSLAAFSLLIAVLLLWRGAWLVLPFTGIELLAVGVAFAIYARHAVDYERIRLFPHRLVIERMSAERLTQIELNPRWVRVEPGASPRDPIKLVSRGESVVVGQHLAQYRRAQFARELRASLSRCG; via the coding sequence ATGGAAGCAGCGAACGGGTTGCACGACGCCGAGCCGGTCCTCGCGGACTGGCTGATGAAGCGCAACTGTTCGGTGTCTCCGCGCCAGTTCGTGGCGTTCTATGTGTCGCTCGCGGCGTTTTCGCTGTTGATCGCGGTCCTGTTGCTGTGGCGCGGAGCGTGGCTCGTGCTGCCTTTCACCGGGATCGAGTTGCTGGCGGTGGGCGTCGCGTTTGCCATCTACGCGCGCCATGCAGTCGATTACGAACGCATCCGGCTGTTTCCTCACCGGCTCGTCATCGAGCGGATGAGCGCGGAGCGGCTGACGCAGATCGAATTGAATCCGCGCTGGGTGCGGGTCGAGCCGGGTGCGTCGCCGCGCGATCCCATCAAGCTGGTGTCGCGCGGAGAGTCCGTCGTGGTCGGGCAGCACCTCGCGCAATACCGGCGCGCGCAGTTCGCGCGCGAGCTGCGCGCCTCGCTTTCGCGCTGCGGCTGA